A part of Verrucomicrobiota bacterium genomic DNA contains:
- a CDS encoding SIS domain-containing protein, producing the protein MNPSANYLARSRDLLTVVEKQLPAIAQAADWFAQTILAGRMVHLFGSGHSRILVEEMWPRYGSFPGFNPIVELSLSFHNMVVGPNGQRQAMFLENVPGFAARILRNFDLSARDSALVASSSGCNVVPVEIAEEFHKRGIKVVAIISRAHSEASASRHPARKKLQDFADVVLDTGAPAGDAMVQIDGLETPVAPGSTLGGCAIVNCIKAEVAARLVAAGQPPLVLTAGAVVGADHAAALFEAAYDEHAQRLAGLYQHLGSG; encoded by the coding sequence CGCGACTTGTTGACGGTCGTGGAGAAGCAACTCCCGGCCATCGCGCAGGCGGCGGACTGGTTTGCGCAGACGATCCTCGCGGGGCGGATGGTCCATCTCTTCGGCTCCGGCCACAGCCGCATCCTCGTGGAGGAGATGTGGCCGCGTTACGGCTCGTTTCCCGGCTTCAACCCCATCGTCGAGCTCTCGCTGAGTTTCCACAACATGGTCGTCGGGCCGAACGGCCAGCGGCAGGCGATGTTCCTCGAAAACGTCCCCGGATTCGCCGCGCGCATCCTGCGCAACTTTGACCTCTCCGCAAGGGACTCCGCGCTCGTGGCGTCCTCGTCCGGTTGCAACGTCGTCCCGGTCGAGATCGCGGAAGAGTTTCACAAGCGCGGCATCAAGGTCGTCGCCATCATCAGCCGTGCCCACTCCGAGGCCAGCGCCAGCCGTCACCCGGCGCGGAAAAAGTTGCAGGACTTCGCGGACGTCGTTCTCGACACCGGCGCGCCCGCCGGCGACGCGATGGTGCAGATCGACGGACTGGAGACGCCCGTCGCCCCCGGCTCCACGCTCGGCGGTTGCGCCATCGTCAATTGCATCAAAGCCGAGGTCGCCGCGCGACTCGTCGCCGCCGGCCAGCCCCCGCTTGTCCTCACCGCGGGCGCGGTCGTCGGCGCCGACCACGCCGCCGCGCTCTTCGAGGCCGCCTACGACGAACACGCGCAGCGACTCGCCGGACTTTACCAGCACCTGGGATCGGGTTGA
- a CDS encoding DUF3472 domain-containing protein, which produces MRAQPSCRRRPAWELVAVLGLVATWTCHAAAAGAIKPPRAARSVHLGYPAPDAALFYTEMVVEESVNGSYFMAAGWNTGYLGVQQLGPPTNKVVIFSVWDPTKGDNPNAVKPEDRVELLHEGEGVRIRRFGGEGTGGQCMAPFAWKVGETNRFLMRGEVQGDKTAYTAWIWRADRGDWWKLATFRTQSKGSPLRGLYSFVEDFRRDTRSATERRRARFGNGWVQTVAGAWQPLVKARFTASSAEWEAKDTIDAGVRDGWFQLATGGETKTTTPLRSVMELPPSQRKAPARLPEPAAPAKPAPGPR; this is translated from the coding sequence ATGCGCGCGCAGCCGAGTTGTCGGAGAAGGCCCGCTTGGGAGCTGGTTGCCGTGCTCGGTCTGGTCGCGACGTGGACGTGTCACGCTGCCGCCGCCGGCGCGATCAAGCCCCCGCGCGCCGCGCGCTCGGTTCACCTCGGTTATCCCGCGCCGGACGCCGCGCTGTTTTACACCGAGATGGTCGTCGAGGAGTCCGTCAACGGCAGTTACTTCATGGCCGCGGGCTGGAACACGGGCTACCTCGGCGTCCAGCAACTCGGCCCGCCGACGAACAAGGTCGTCATCTTTTCCGTGTGGGACCCGACGAAGGGCGACAACCCCAACGCCGTGAAACCGGAGGACCGCGTCGAGTTGCTGCACGAGGGCGAGGGCGTGCGCATCCGGCGCTTCGGCGGCGAAGGCACCGGCGGCCAATGCATGGCGCCGTTCGCGTGGAAGGTCGGCGAGACGAATCGCTTTCTCATGCGGGGCGAAGTGCAGGGTGACAAGACCGCATACACGGCGTGGATCTGGCGCGCCGACCGCGGCGACTGGTGGAAGCTCGCGACGTTCCGCACACAGTCGAAAGGCTCGCCATTGCGCGGGCTTTACTCGTTCGTCGAGGACTTTCGACGCGACACAAGAAGCGCGACCGAACGCCGCCGCGCGCGCTTCGGCAATGGCTGGGTGCAGACGGTCGCAGGCGCATGGCAGCCGCTGGTGAAGGCGCGTTTCACCGCATCCTCCGCCGAGTGGGAGGCGAAGGACACAATCGACGCCGGCGTCCGAGACGGTTGGTTTCAACTCGCGACCGGCGGGGAGACGAAGACCACCACGCCGCTTCGCTCGGTGATGGAATTGCCGCCGTCCCAGCGCAAAGCGCCGGCGCGGTTGCCCGAACCGGCCGCGCCCGCGAAACCCGCGCCGGGACCCCGTTGA